CCGACTACTCCAGCGCGAGTTCCAGTCGCTCGACGTACTCCTCGTTGCCGACGAAGACGGGCGTCCGCTCGTGGAGTTCGGCGGGCGTCTTCTCCAGCAGTGACCGCTCGCCGTCGCTGGAGCGCCCGCCAGCCGCCTCGATGATGGCCGCGACGGGGAGGCCCTCGAAGAGGAGTCGAAGCTTCCCCTGCTGGTGGTGGCGGAGCATCGGGTAGCCGAAGATACCACCGTAGGTGAGCACTTGGCTCACGTCGCCGATCATCGCGCCGCCGTAGCGGAGTTTCAGTTCGTCCTCGACGAGGCCGACGTAGCCCGCGAAGTCGTCGGTCCACTCGGGGACGCGCCCGCCGAACCCGTAGACGACGGGGTCGTCCGGGAGCGACAGGTCAGTGTCACTGACCCGGCGTTCACCGTCGACGACGGTGTACTCCGACACCTGCCCGTCGCAGGTGGCGACCATCGTCGTCAGCGGGCCGTACAGCACGAACCCGGCGGCGACGAGCGCGTCGCCGCCAGCGGGGAGCGGTTCGTCGTAGACGGCGACGATGGTCCCCATCACGTTGTTCGGCTTGACGTTCGACGACCCGTCGAGCGGGTCGAGCGCGCAGTGGTAGTCGTCGTCGGAGGTGTCGTCCGCTTCGACGAGTCCCTCCCGCTCCTCGCTGGCGTAGCTCCCGACGCCGTCGAGTGCGAGCAGCGCCTCCTCGAACAGTTCGTCGGCGTAGACGTCCGCCTCCAGCTGTTGCTCGCCCGAGGGGTTCTCTCCCTCTTCGTATGTCCGGCGGCCGAGGAGGCTCTCGCGGACCTCGGGGGCGATGCGTGCCACCTCGGTGAACACCGCGTCGACGACCGGGTGACCGGCCGTCGCGTGGTCGTGGTCGGTGCTCATTCGAGGGCCGCGTCGACAGAGGCCTCCTCGAAGATGACCTTCTCCAGCGAGTCGAGCAGCGCCTCCGGGTCCTCGCGCTGCCAGACGTTCCGGCCGACGGCGAGACCCTTCCCGCCAGCGTCCATCACGGCTTTCACCGACTGGAGGAACTCGCGGTCGCTGGTCTTCGACCCGCCGGACATGACGACCTTGGTGGGACCGGCCATCTGCACCGCCTGCTCCATCCCCGCCTTGCTGCCAGGGTACTTCACCTTGGCAATGTCCGCACCGAGTTCGAGGGCGAGACGGGCCGCGTACGCGATGGTCGTGTCGCTCGTATCGTTCTTCAGGCCCTGACCGCGCGGGTACGACCACATGACGACGGGCATGTCGTGGTCGCGGGCGGCCTCCTGGGCGTCGCGGAACTCCTCGACCATCTCGATCTCGTTGTTCGACCCGCCGTAGACGGTGAAGCCGACCGACGACGCGCCGAGTTCGGCGGCGTAGTCGACCGTGCAGTTGACTGCCGAATCGGGTTCGCCCATCCAGAGGTTCGACGTGCCGTTGAGCTTCAACAGGAGGTTCACGTCGTCCTCGTACGACGGGTAGTACGCCTCCGCGATGCCCTTCTGGACGGCGACGGACGTGACGGCGGGGTGGGTCGCCGCCTCGAACGTGCGTTCGGGGTCCGCGCTCTCCGGGAGGTCCCCGAAGTCGACCGGCCCGTGTTCGAGGCCGTGGTCGTACGCGAGGATGAGCGCCTTCCCGTCCCGACAGAGCGGCGAGTCGTCGATGGGTAGCATACGGGTGGGTGTTCACCGACGGCGTATTTTACTGTTGGTGCAACGCGTCGCCGGTCCGACAGCGCCGTGACACGTGATACGTATTGACAGGCTCAGGGTATTTCGGACAGATTCATATGTGGGAAACCCATCCGACCGTCCATGATTTGGAACGACGACGAGGTGCGCGTGTGACCTACGCCGCCGTCGTCCTCGACAACGACGGGGTGCTCACGGAGCTCCCCAACCGCGAGACGATGTGGCGGGCGGCCGAGCGGACGTTCCAGCGCTTCGACCTCTCCGCGCCGTCGGGCGAGCAGGTCCGGGCGCTCGTCGCCGGGAACGTCGAGGCCATCCGCTCGCTCTGTCAGGAGCACCGCATCGACGCCAGCACGTTCTGCTACGAGGCGGCCGCCGCCGCCGTCCGCGAGCAGAAACGCGAACTCCGCGACGGTCTGCGGACGCTGTACGACGACACCAGCACGCTCTGGAACCTCGACGCGCCGCTCGGCCTCGTCAGCGACAACCAGCACGAGACCATTCGGTTCATCCTCCGCTTCTTCGGCATCGAGGAGCGCTTCGACGCCGTCTACGGCAACCCGTACACGCCCGAGGGCCTGCACCGGATGAAACCCGACCCGCACTACCTCGACGAGGCCCTCGACGACCTGGGCACGCGCGACGCACTCTACGTCGGCGACTCCGCGGTCGACGTCGAGGCGGCCGCGAACGCGGGCGTCGACTCGGCGCTCGTCGTCCGCGACGACGACGCGCCCGACTGCGAACCGACCCACCGAATCGAGTCGCTCGGCGAACTGTCGGCGCTGGTCTGAGACGCCCAGCGGTCGGTCGCTCCACTGAGGGAGCCACACTGTCTCTCACGCTCTGACCCACTACCACGGAATCCGTTCCCTGTCACGCCAGAACGACCCGCTCGGACCCTCCGGTGTGAACCTCGCCAACCAGAGCGGCGTCGCTGCTCCCTCGGCAGGTGTTCGCGGCGCGTCGTCGCTCCCCATGTCCGTCCGAACCGCCCCCGGACAGACCGCGTTCGCGACGAGTCCGTCGGACGCGTACTCGCCGTCGAGGTAGCGCGTGAACCCGTTGAGTCCCGCCTTCGACACCCGATAGGACGGGTAGCCGGGGCCGGCGACGCCGTGGTACCCCTCCTGTGGGTCCTCGAACGCGCCGTCGCCGCTCGACACGTTGACCACTCGGCCGCCGACGCCGTCGAGCAGGAGGGGGAGTGCCGCCCTCGTGACGACCATCGGCCCGCGCAGGTTCACCGAGAGCGTCGCGTCGATGTCGGCGGTGGTGGTCTCGTGGAGCGGAACGTTCGGCGGGGCGACGCCGGCGTTGTTGACGAGGACGTCGAGTCGCCCCGCTTCGTCGTCGACTCGGTCGACGGCAGCCTCGACGGTCGCGTCCTCGGTGACGTCGAGTCGTATCGGCCTCTGGTCGACTGCCGTCACGTCGTCCGCGTTCCGGGCACCGGCGTAGACGGTCGCCCCCAGGTCGACGAGTCCAGCGGCCACCGCCGCTCCGATGCCCCTCGTCGCCCCGGTGACGAGTGCGACCTGACCGTCCAGTGATTCGTACAGCGGCGTCTCCATGTCTCGTCGGTCGCGCCGCGCCGATGAAAAAGGCGTACTCGCGACGGAGCGGCACGCTTTACCCACCGCACGGAGAGCGACGAGTATGCGTGGATTCGACTCCATCGACCGTATCGGCGTCGTCGGCGCGGGCACTATGGGCGGCGGCATCGCGCAGGTGTGCGCCCAGCAGGGCTACGACGTGGTCGTTCGAGACATCGAGCAGGAGTTCCTCGACCGCGGGTTCGAGAACATCGAGGACTCGCTGGACCGACTGGTGAACTCGGAGACGCTGACGCGCGAGGAGGCCGACGCCGCACGCGAGCGACTGACGGGGACGACCGAACTGTCGGACCTCGCGGACTGCGACTTCGTCGTCGAGGCGGCCGTCGAGAACATGGACATCAAACAGGACATCTTCGCGGACCTCGACGAGGCGGTGCCCGAGGACGTCGTCCTCGCCACGAACACCTCGACGCTCTCCATCACGACCATCGCCAGCGTCACCGAGCGCCCGGACCTCGTCGTCGGCCTGCACTTCATGAACCCCGTTCCGGTGATGAAGGGCGTCGAAGTCGTCACCGGCGAACACACGAGCGAAGAGGTGACGTCGCTGGCGCACGGCCTCGCGGAGGCCCTCGGTAAGGAGACCTGGGAGTCCGACGACAAGCCCGGCTTCGTCTCGAACCGCATCCTCATGCCGTGGATCAACGAGGGCGTCCGCGCGTTCGACGAGGGCGTCGCGACGAAGGAGGACATCGACCGCGGGATGAAACTCGGCACGAACGTCCCGATGGGACCGCTCGAACTCGCCGACCACATCGGCCTCGACATCTGTCTGGACGCGACCGAGACGCTCCACGAGGAACTGGGCGACCGCTACCAGCCCGCGTACCTGCTCAAGCGGAAGGTCGACGCAGGCGACCTGGGGAAGAAGACCGGTCGCGGCTTCTACGACTACGAGTAGCGACGACGGTCGCCCAAAGACCTCGAAGCCGGTGGCGTAGCCCCGAACGACTTTCTCCGCGGGCGGACGACGACGAGCAGTCACGATGTCCTCACTCGACCGCCGACGGTACGAGCCGCCCGTCGACCGTATCGTCGCAGTCGGCGAGGTCCGGTCGACAGGGAGCGTCGGGAGCCTCACCCGGACGTACCGTTCGACCGGGTGTTCATCGGGCGTCGCTCCGATTCGGGCCGTGTCGGTTAGCTGGCGCAACAGTGTTATGACCTACCCTTCACAACGCAGTCGATGACGTGGAGGGTGAGGGGGTTCAGGCCGACGGACGCCGCAGCGGTGTGGGAGGTGCACGTGCAGGACCTGCAGGACTCCATGCCGTTCTTCTCGCCGTCGTGGGCGACCGACCTGCACGACGTCGAGCGGACCTACCTCCGTCGGGGAACGTTCCTGGTCGCCGAGGACGACGGCGACGTCGTCGCGACGGGCGGGTTCATCCCCGAGACCGACGACACGGCCTGGCTGCGACGCGTTCGGGTGCTCCCCGCCTGGAAGGGGAGCGATGTCGGCCGGGAACTGCTCGCGGAACTCGAACGGCGGGCGCGCCTCCACGGCTACGAGCGGGTGGTCGTCCACACGAGCGAGCACTTCGACACCGTGAACCGACTCGTCGACGCGCTGGGGTACGAGCAGGTCGACAGGAGCCATCGGCCGGAGTGGGGCGGTGACGTCCTCTACTTCGAGAAGTCGCTCTGAGCCGTCGCCCGCGTCTCCAGGGCAGCGCAAACGTGTTACAGGTCGGGACTCGTATCCGAACTCGTGTCTCACCCGACCGTCAGGCGCTACCGACCGACGGACGCGGCCGAGGTGTGGGACGTCCACGTTCGGGACCTCTCGGGGGTGTTGCCGGTGTTCTCGACCGACTGGGTGGAGGACCTCCACGACGTCGAACGGGTGTACCTGCCGACGGGCGACTTCCTCGTCGTCGAAGCGGACGACGGCATCGTCGCGACGGGCGGGCTCCTCCCCGAGACCGACGACACCGTGCGACTGGTGCGCGTCCGCGTCCTGCCGGAGTGGCGGGAGACCGAGGTCGTCGCCGACCTCCTCGCGGAACTCGAAAGTCTGGCCCGTGGCCGTGGCTTCGACAGCGTCGTCCTCGACACGAACGAGCGTCTCGCGGAGCGCAACCGAGCGGTCGAGTCGAGCGGGTACGAACTGACCGACAGGAGACCGCTCCCCGAGTGGGGCGTCGACCTCCTCGTCTACCGGAAGTCGCTCGACTGAGCGCCCGCTACAACCACCCGCCAGCGGCAGTGATGCCAACAATGAAGTCCGGATGGGCCGGACGCGAGGTATGGACTTCAGCTTCTCGCCCGAGCAGAAGCAGATCGAGGAGATGGTCACGGAGTTCGTCGACGAGGAGATCGTCCCTCGCGCGGCGGACATCGACCACGACGACGAGTTCCCCCACGACCTCGTCGGCGAGATGGGCGACCTGGGCCTGATGGGGATGCCGTTCCCCGAGGAGTACGGCGGCGCGGGTCTCGACTACCACTCCTACGCGCTCGGTCTCGCCGAGATATCCCGCGGGTCGGGCGGCGTCGGCACCATCGTCGCCGCTCACACCTCGCTGGCGGGCAACATGCTCTACGAGTTCGGCGACGAGGAGCAGAAACAGGAGTACCTCACACCGCTGGCGGAAGGAACGGACATCGGCGCGTTCGCGCTCTCGGAGGCACAGGCCGGGAGCGACGTGCCCGCGATGGGCACCACGGCGGAACGAGAGGGCGACGAGTACGTCGTCAACGGCGGCAAACTGTGGATATCGAACGGCTCGGCCGCCGACACGGTGACGCTGTTCGCGAAGACCGACCCAGAGGCCGGGAACAAGGGCATCTCCTCGTTCGTCGTGCGACCCGAGGAGGACGACGGCTTCATCGTCGAGGGGACGGAGGACAAACTCGGCGACAAGGGCTGTCCGACCGCGGAACTCCGGTTCGACGACCTGCGCATCCCCGCCGACCGGCGACTCGGCGAGGAGGGGCGCGGGTTCGTCCACGCGCTGAAGACGCTCAACGGCGGGCGTATCACCATCGCCGCCCGCGGCGTCGGCATCGCGCAGGCCGCCCTCGACGAGGCGCTGGCGTACTCCCAGCAGCGCGAGCAGTTCGACCAGCCCATCAGCGAGTTCCAGAGCATCCAGCACAAACTCGCGGACATGGACACGAAGACCAGCGCGGCCCGCCTCCTGATGCACCAGGCCGCGGACAAGAAGATACGCGGCGAGGACTTCGTGAAGGAGGCCGCGCAGGCGAAACTGTACGCCTCGGAAGTGTCCCGCGAGGTGGCGAACGAGGGGATCCAGATCCACGGCGGGTACGGCTACACCAAGGACTTCCCCGCCGAGCGGTTCTACCGCGACGCGAAACTCAACGAGATATACGAGGGGACCAGCGAGGTCCTCCGCAACACCATCGCCGCGCAGTTGCTGAACTGAGCGCTCCACCGCGCACTCGCTCTCTTTCACTTTCACTGGCCCTCTCGCGGAGGTTCAAGTCGTGGTCGTCCGCAGGTTCGGTCAGCGATGTTCACCGAC
This region of Halomarina salina genomic DNA includes:
- a CDS encoding class 1 fructose-bisphosphatase; protein product: MSTDHDHATAGHPVVDAVFTEVARIAPEVRESLLGRRTYEEGENPSGEQQLEADVYADELFEEALLALDGVGSYASEEREGLVEADDTSDDDYHCALDPLDGSSNVKPNNVMGTIVAVYDEPLPAGGDALVAAGFVLYGPLTTMVATCDGQVSEYTVVDGERRVSDTDLSLPDDPVVYGFGGRVPEWTDDFAGYVGLVEDELKLRYGGAMIGDVSQVLTYGGIFGYPMLRHHQQGKLRLLFEGLPVAAIIEAAGGRSSDGERSLLEKTPAELHERTPVFVGNEEYVERLELALE
- a CDS encoding 3-hydroxyacyl-CoA dehydrogenase family protein, which gives rise to MRGFDSIDRIGVVGAGTMGGGIAQVCAQQGYDVVVRDIEQEFLDRGFENIEDSLDRLVNSETLTREEADAARERLTGTTELSDLADCDFVVEAAVENMDIKQDIFADLDEAVPEDVVLATNTSTLSITTIASVTERPDLVVGLHFMNPVPVMKGVEVVTGEHTSEEVTSLAHGLAEALGKETWESDDKPGFVSNRILMPWINEGVRAFDEGVATKEDIDRGMKLGTNVPMGPLELADHIGLDICLDATETLHEELGDRYQPAYLLKRKVDAGDLGKKTGRGFYDYE
- a CDS encoding SDR family NAD(P)-dependent oxidoreductase; this encodes METPLYESLDGQVALVTGATRGIGAAVAAGLVDLGATVYAGARNADDVTAVDQRPIRLDVTEDATVEAAVDRVDDEAGRLDVLVNNAGVAPPNVPLHETTTADIDATLSVNLRGPMVVTRAALPLLLDGVGGRVVNVSSGDGAFEDPQEGYHGVAGPGYPSYRVSKAGLNGFTRYLDGEYASDGLVANAVCPGAVRTDMGSDDAPRTPAEGAATPLWLARFTPEGPSGSFWRDRERIPW
- a CDS encoding GNAT family N-acetyltransferase, with amino-acid sequence MTWRVRGFRPTDAAAVWEVHVQDLQDSMPFFSPSWATDLHDVERTYLRRGTFLVAEDDGDVVATGGFIPETDDTAWLRRVRVLPAWKGSDVGRELLAELERRARLHGYERVVVHTSEHFDTVNRLVDALGYEQVDRSHRPEWGGDVLYFEKSL
- a CDS encoding GNAT family N-acetyltransferase, encoding MSHPTVRRYRPTDAAEVWDVHVRDLSGVLPVFSTDWVEDLHDVERVYLPTGDFLVVEADDGIVATGGLLPETDDTVRLVRVRVLPEWRETEVVADLLAELESLARGRGFDSVVLDTNERLAERNRAVESSGYELTDRRPLPEWGVDLLVYRKSLD
- a CDS encoding class I fructose-bisphosphate aldolase produces the protein MLPIDDSPLCRDGKALILAYDHGLEHGPVDFGDLPESADPERTFEAATHPAVTSVAVQKGIAEAYYPSYEDDVNLLLKLNGTSNLWMGEPDSAVNCTVDYAAELGASSVGFTVYGGSNNEIEMVEEFRDAQEAARDHDMPVVMWSYPRGQGLKNDTSDTTIAYAARLALELGADIAKVKYPGSKAGMEQAVQMAGPTKVVMSGGSKTSDREFLQSVKAVMDAGGKGLAVGRNVWQREDPEALLDSLEKVIFEEASVDAALE
- a CDS encoding HAD family hydrolase, giving the protein MTYAAVVLDNDGVLTELPNRETMWRAAERTFQRFDLSAPSGEQVRALVAGNVEAIRSLCQEHRIDASTFCYEAAAAAVREQKRELRDGLRTLYDDTSTLWNLDAPLGLVSDNQHETIRFILRFFGIEERFDAVYGNPYTPEGLHRMKPDPHYLDEALDDLGTRDALYVGDSAVDVEAAANAGVDSALVVRDDDAPDCEPTHRIESLGELSALV
- a CDS encoding acyl-CoA dehydrogenase, encoding MDFSFSPEQKQIEEMVTEFVDEEIVPRAADIDHDDEFPHDLVGEMGDLGLMGMPFPEEYGGAGLDYHSYALGLAEISRGSGGVGTIVAAHTSLAGNMLYEFGDEEQKQEYLTPLAEGTDIGAFALSEAQAGSDVPAMGTTAEREGDEYVVNGGKLWISNGSAADTVTLFAKTDPEAGNKGISSFVVRPEEDDGFIVEGTEDKLGDKGCPTAELRFDDLRIPADRRLGEEGRGFVHALKTLNGGRITIAARGVGIAQAALDEALAYSQQREQFDQPISEFQSIQHKLADMDTKTSAARLLMHQAADKKIRGEDFVKEAAQAKLYASEVSREVANEGIQIHGGYGYTKDFPAERFYRDAKLNEIYEGTSEVLRNTIAAQLLN